In Pelosinus sp. UFO1, one genomic interval encodes:
- a CDS encoding amidohydrolase family protein, whose protein sequence is MFDIVIKNGILIDPESLTRTNGNIGMKNGKIASITKEEIHGVQEFDAYGKMVCPGFIDIHGHIDWDDYCGELSLRQGITTTVGGNCGLSPLDINAFFAAQEKQGFIVNQAELIGHSISLRAEVGATDPLVPATSEQLTRMEYLVEKAFEEGACGLSLGLAYAPGSSNAEIINLSKIAARYGRIVAVDTRMITGIDMYSLVEVISIARQTGARIQVSHLVYQYGTGVMNEALAVINRARADGLDIRFDSGMYTQWATHIGAVLFSEEYMELNGWKLEDILVITGKYNGERLTMDIYQELRTHYPHTAVVVFTGIEEEIYMALHHPYAMPSTDTGTYLPGEGHPQIAGSFPRYFKKMVAERYELTIMEAVRKATLLPAETLGFNTKGRLREGMDGDIVVFDMQTITDKADFGLPNAYPEGIDYVFLNGKLALAKGEIMDRQAGKAVRCTKPVYDYQI, encoded by the coding sequence GTGTTTGATATAGTAATTAAAAATGGGATTCTGATTGACCCAGAATCCCTTACCAGAACCAATGGAAATATAGGCATGAAAAATGGGAAAATAGCCTCCATCACTAAAGAAGAAATTCATGGTGTCCAAGAATTTGATGCTTATGGTAAGATGGTTTGTCCAGGCTTTATTGATATTCATGGGCATATTGATTGGGATGATTATTGTGGGGAACTTTCCCTGCGCCAAGGAATTACTACTACTGTAGGTGGTAACTGCGGATTGAGTCCTTTGGATATAAATGCTTTCTTTGCAGCGCAAGAAAAGCAAGGTTTTATCGTCAATCAAGCAGAGCTTATTGGACATTCTATTAGTTTAAGGGCTGAGGTGGGGGCAACAGATCCTCTAGTGCCTGCGACATCTGAGCAGTTAACTCGTATGGAATATCTAGTTGAAAAAGCATTCGAGGAGGGAGCTTGCGGTTTATCCTTAGGTTTAGCCTATGCGCCAGGGAGCTCTAACGCCGAAATTATTAATCTAAGCAAAATTGCTGCTAGGTATGGAAGAATTGTAGCTGTGGACACACGGATGATTACAGGAATCGATATGTATTCTCTAGTGGAAGTGATCTCGATTGCACGCCAAACGGGAGCCCGCATTCAGGTATCTCATTTGGTTTACCAATATGGAACAGGTGTCATGAATGAAGCTCTCGCAGTCATTAATCGGGCAAGGGCCGATGGGCTGGATATACGTTTTGACAGTGGTATGTATACCCAGTGGGCAACTCATATCGGTGCGGTACTATTTAGTGAAGAATATATGGAGTTGAACGGGTGGAAACTAGAGGATATTTTGGTGATTACGGGTAAGTACAATGGTGAACGCTTGACGATGGATATTTATCAGGAACTTCGTACCCATTATCCCCATACAGCAGTAGTGGTGTTTACAGGCATTGAAGAGGAAATTTATATGGCCCTTCATCATCCTTATGCCATGCCCTCCACAGATACAGGGACATATCTGCCTGGTGAGGGACATCCTCAAATTGCAGGCAGTTTCCCCCGTTATTTTAAAAAAATGGTGGCAGAACGTTATGAATTAACCATCATGGAGGCCGTTCGTAAGGCGACATTACTGCCAGCAGAGACGTTAGGCTTTAATACAAAAGGCCGCCTGCGAGAAGGAATGGATGGGGATATTGTAGTATTTGATATGCAAACTATTACGGATAAGGCAGACTTTGGACTGCCTAATGCTTATCCTGAGGGAATTGATTATGTTTTTCTCAATGGTAAGCTAGCCCTTGCCAAGGGAGAAATTATGGATAGACAGGCTGGAAAAGCAGTGCGTTGTACCAAACCTGTTTATGACTATCAGATATAG
- a CDS encoding ABC transporter substrate-binding protein: MKKSLAILFSTVLLLAMILSGCGAKTSTAKTGDIKPTTLNFWTFQELHKGFMDDAVVTWNKNHPDKPIVLKTDVYPYDEQHNKLLIALQSGTGAPDIVDIEISKFANFLKGSKPGLVELNDVVEPVKDKLIMGRMENYAKDGKYYGIDYHVGAEVMYYNKALFEQAGVNINDIVTWDDYIAAGKKIVEKTGKPMTTLETTEHWSYYPLINMQGSDLLGKNGEVILDNEINKKTLEMLKDMLYKDKIAVPAPGGFHHSEEYWAWMNKGNAASVWMPMWYMGRFVQYMPDLKGQMVIRPMPIFPGGKKSAGMGGTGTAITTQGKNIELAKQFLAEAKLSKEGSIKTWSLLGFDPIRSDAWTDPAMSADNKYTDYFGTDIFNTLKAVIGDIGSINVGAKFPNAITLLQKNICFKVLKEQSQTPEQALKEAAEELRTK, encoded by the coding sequence GTGAAAAAGAGTTTGGCAATTTTATTTTCTACTGTATTATTGTTGGCCATGATACTCTCAGGTTGTGGTGCAAAGACGTCCACAGCAAAAACAGGTGATATAAAGCCTACCACTCTTAATTTTTGGACCTTTCAGGAATTGCATAAAGGCTTTATGGATGATGCAGTTGTAACCTGGAATAAGAATCACCCAGATAAGCCGATTGTTTTAAAAACGGATGTATATCCTTATGATGAACAACACAATAAACTTTTAATTGCGCTTCAATCAGGAACAGGAGCTCCTGACATAGTAGATATTGAGATTAGCAAGTTTGCTAACTTTTTGAAGGGGAGCAAACCAGGCTTAGTAGAGCTTAATGATGTGGTAGAGCCTGTAAAAGATAAGTTAATTATGGGGAGAATGGAGAACTATGCAAAGGATGGTAAGTACTACGGTATTGACTATCATGTAGGTGCTGAGGTTATGTACTATAACAAAGCACTCTTTGAGCAAGCGGGCGTAAACATCAATGATATTGTTACTTGGGATGATTACATTGCTGCTGGTAAAAAGATTGTTGAAAAGACAGGAAAGCCGATGACTACCCTTGAAACCACAGAACACTGGTCCTATTATCCCTTAATCAATATGCAAGGCTCCGACTTATTAGGGAAAAATGGCGAAGTTATTTTAGATAATGAAATCAATAAGAAAACCTTAGAAATGCTCAAAGATATGTTATACAAAGACAAGATTGCAGTCCCAGCACCTGGAGGTTTCCACCATTCAGAAGAATACTGGGCTTGGATGAATAAAGGAAATGCTGCTTCTGTTTGGATGCCCATGTGGTATATGGGAAGATTTGTCCAGTATATGCCTGATTTAAAAGGTCAAATGGTTATCCGCCCTATGCCAATCTTCCCTGGTGGCAAGAAATCAGCAGGGATGGGCGGTACAGGAACTGCGATTACAACCCAAGGAAAAAACATAGAACTTGCCAAGCAGTTTTTAGCGGAAGCGAAACTATCGAAAGAAGGCAGTATCAAAACATGGTCACTTTTAGGCTTTGATCCGATAAGAAGTGATGCATGGACAGATCCTGCTATGTCAGCAGACAATAAGTATACGGATTACTTTGGTACGGATATTTTCAATACGTTAAAAGCCGTTATTGGTGATATTGGCTCTATCAATGTTGGCGCAAAGTTCCCCAATGCAATTACCTTATTACAAAAAAATATCTGTTTTAAAGTCTTAAAAGAACAAAGTCAGACTCCTGAACAAGCTCTTAAGGAGGCCGCTGAAGAGCTTAGGACAAAATAA
- a CDS encoding carbohydrate ABC transporter permease: MADPSVIGLGKPYNRRSRLRQIFSSQKTAPYVFVLPFILSFLVFFLYPIISTVIMSFQRIDGPEDVTFIGFQNYKNLLNPHFLNAVWLTTRYTFWTILVLVPLPLVLAIFLNKKTTIGKNFFRSAFFMPALTSVIVAGLFFRLAFGEQQTTLVNSMLGVFGIKPTIWLQDADASMFVMVLLCTWRWMGVNIIYFLSGLQGIPEELYEAAAIDGASEFEQFLHITLPSLKPVIMYVVTISVYGGYSMFAESFALWNGPRSPGEIGMTIVNYIYQEGFNNNNLGFGSAIGIALFAIVMAVNLLQLFSSGFFKKEGT, translated from the coding sequence GTGGCAGATCCATCAGTAATTGGTCTGGGTAAACCTTATAATAGACGAAGTCGACTGAGACAAATATTCTCCTCGCAAAAAACAGCGCCCTATGTATTTGTTTTACCCTTTATCCTATCTTTTTTAGTGTTTTTTTTGTATCCCATTATCTCCACTGTGATTATGAGTTTTCAGAGGATTGACGGCCCTGAGGATGTAACCTTTATTGGTTTCCAAAATTACAAGAACTTATTAAATCCCCATTTTTTAAATGCAGTATGGTTAACGACTCGTTATACTTTCTGGACGATCCTTGTGCTTGTACCTCTACCTCTTGTACTGGCAATTTTTTTAAATAAGAAAACTACAATCGGGAAAAATTTCTTCCGGTCCGCCTTTTTTATGCCAGCCCTTACCTCTGTCATCGTAGCAGGACTTTTTTTCCGTCTTGCCTTTGGAGAACAACAGACTACACTAGTCAATTCTATGTTAGGGGTATTTGGTATAAAGCCCACCATATGGCTTCAGGATGCGGATGCCAGCATGTTTGTCATGGTGTTGTTATGCACTTGGCGGTGGATGGGAGTTAACATCATATATTTTTTATCAGGCTTGCAAGGTATACCAGAAGAATTGTATGAAGCAGCTGCCATTGATGGTGCCAGTGAGTTTGAACAGTTTTTACATATCACTCTTCCCTCTTTAAAGCCGGTGATTATGTATGTAGTAACAATCAGTGTTTATGGCGGTTATTCTATGTTTGCAGAATCCTTTGCTTTATGGAATGGGCCACGTTCGCCGGGTGAAATTGGTATGACAATTGTAAATTATATTTATCAGGAAGGTTTTAATAATAATAATCTAGGATTTGGTTCGGCTATCGGTATTGCATTGTTTGCTATCGTCATGGCGGTAAATCTACTGCAACTTTTCTCCAGCGGATTCTTTAAAAAGGAGGGTACATGA
- a CDS encoding carbohydrate ABC transporter permease — protein MKSKAGSKAASLLIFLVLTVFAIFCLAPFFFLLISSLRPGAEMIRNGISFHVDFTALNLNNYWLLLEGKDGIYPLWYINSAIITVLHTLLSLLVTSMVGYGLAMYEFKGKNLIFTIVLVVMMIPVEILILPLYKLAIGIEMINTFMGVIMPFVVAPMSIFFFRQYAESLPKELLDAGRIDGCGEFRIFFQIMMPLMLPAFGAMGILQAMFSWNGFVWPLIVLRSNDMLTLPIGLQSLITPYGNNYDMLFPGAVMSVIPIILLFIINQKAFISGLTVGGVKG, from the coding sequence TTGAAATCGAAAGCTGGGAGTAAGGCCGCATCACTTTTGATCTTCTTAGTTTTAACGGTATTTGCCATATTCTGTCTTGCACCTTTTTTCTTTTTACTGATATCTTCCCTACGGCCAGGAGCGGAGATGATTCGGAATGGGATCTCATTTCACGTTGATTTTACAGCATTAAATCTGAATAATTATTGGCTGTTACTTGAGGGCAAAGATGGAATATATCCGCTTTGGTATATCAACAGTGCTATTATCACAGTACTTCATACTTTACTTTCTTTGTTGGTAACTTCTATGGTGGGATATGGGTTAGCAATGTATGAATTTAAAGGCAAGAATCTGATATTTACGATTGTACTTGTTGTGATGATGATACCAGTAGAGATCTTAATATTACCTCTTTATAAATTGGCGATCGGCATTGAAATGATTAACACCTTTATGGGGGTAATTATGCCTTTTGTAGTGGCTCCTATGTCCATCTTCTTTTTTCGCCAGTATGCCGAGTCATTACCCAAAGAACTGTTGGATGCAGGCAGGATAGATGGTTGCGGGGAATTTAGAATTTTTTTTCAAATCATGATGCCCCTCATGTTGCCAGCCTTCGGTGCCATGGGAATTTTACAGGCTATGTTTAGCTGGAATGGTTTTGTATGGCCCTTGATTGTGCTTCGATCAAACGACATGTTAACTCTACCCATAGGACTGCAATCCTTAATTACACCTTATGGAAATAATTACGATATGTTATTTCCTGGTGCTGTTATGTCAGTTATCCCTATTATTCTTTTATTTATTATTAATCAGAAAGCTTTTATTTCAGGACTTACTGTAGGTGGCGTAAAGGGTTAG
- a CDS encoding alpha-N-arabinofuranosidase: MKTAKCIIDKDYSIAEIDPKLYGSFIEHLGRAVYSGIYEPSHKTADEQGFRQDVMELVDDLAVPVVRYPGGNFVSGYNWTDGIGPVKDRPKRLDYAWLSIESNKIGIDEFVDWCKKVGTEPMAAVNLGTGAPQDAGYMMEYCNHPAGTYWSDLRIKNGHKEPHNIKVWCLGNEMDGPWQTCGLTAEDYGKKAREAAKIMKWIDPSIELVACGSASPWMPTYPEWDRIVLEHTYEQVDYISLHRYYENEGCIEDFLASFADMNDFIKTVAATADYVKAKVRSKKVMKLSFDEWNVWYIKRQTRFPWTEAPAILEDQYSLLDALVFGGMLCTLLNNCDRVRMACLAQLVNVIAPIFTEKDGRVLKQSIYYPFQQVSLYGRGTALKTLTQSEKFSTPLYGEVPTVQTAAIYHKEEGRITLFALNCDMQEDAQFFIDLRSFGSVKMTEHIIMDGPDLFAKNTFDKPDTVIPRSATIVTGNQSFTTILPKLSWNVFHFASIPEVVKTE; the protein is encoded by the coding sequence ATGAAAACAGCAAAGTGTATTATCGATAAGGATTATAGCATCGCCGAAATTGATCCGAAATTATATGGTTCTTTTATTGAGCATTTGGGGAGAGCTGTATATTCTGGCATCTATGAACCATCCCATAAGACGGCCGATGAGCAAGGCTTTCGGCAAGATGTTATGGAATTGGTAGATGACCTTGCTGTACCAGTTGTGCGCTATCCTGGTGGGAACTTTGTTTCAGGATACAATTGGACAGATGGTATAGGCCCGGTAAAGGATCGTCCTAAGAGATTAGATTATGCTTGGTTATCCATTGAATCCAATAAGATTGGCATTGATGAATTTGTGGATTGGTGTAAAAAAGTTGGTACAGAGCCAATGGCAGCTGTCAATCTAGGTACTGGCGCACCCCAAGATGCTGGATATATGATGGAATATTGTAATCACCCAGCAGGTACCTACTGGAGTGATCTAAGGATAAAAAATGGTCATAAGGAGCCACACAATATAAAAGTTTGGTGCCTTGGCAACGAGATGGACGGACCTTGGCAGACTTGTGGGCTTACTGCGGAAGATTACGGTAAAAAGGCTCGTGAAGCAGCCAAAATTATGAAGTGGATTGACCCTTCTATCGAACTTGTAGCTTGTGGTAGTGCCTCCCCATGGATGCCGACCTACCCGGAGTGGGACAGAATTGTATTAGAACATACTTATGAACAGGTAGATTATATATCTCTTCACCGATATTATGAAAATGAAGGCTGCATAGAAGACTTCTTAGCTTCCTTTGCCGATATGAATGACTTTATAAAAACAGTAGCAGCTACTGCTGATTATGTGAAAGCCAAGGTAAGAAGTAAAAAAGTCATGAAACTGTCTTTTGATGAGTGGAATGTGTGGTATATCAAAAGACAGACACGTTTTCCTTGGACGGAGGCACCTGCCATTCTTGAGGATCAATATTCTTTGTTAGATGCTTTAGTATTTGGTGGTATGCTGTGTACCCTATTAAATAATTGTGACAGGGTGAGAATGGCATGTTTGGCCCAATTGGTCAATGTTATTGCCCCTATCTTTACCGAAAAAGACGGGCGGGTTTTAAAACAGTCTATCTATTATCCTTTCCAACAAGTATCTCTTTATGGCAGAGGAACAGCCCTCAAAACCTTAACCCAATCGGAAAAATTTTCAACGCCCCTGTATGGAGAAGTCCCCACAGTGCAAACTGCTGCCATCTATCATAAAGAAGAAGGAAGGATCACCTTATTTGCTTTAAATTGTGATATGCAAGAGGATGCACAATTTTTTATCGACTTACGTTCCTTTGGCAGTGTTAAAATGACAGAGCATATTATTATGGATGGTCCTGATTTGTTTGCTAAAAATACATTTGATAAGCCTGATACTGTCATTCCAAGATCCGCAACGATTGTAACTGGTAATCAAAGCTTTACAACAATATTGCCAAAGCTTTCTTGGAATGTATTCCATTTTGCGAGTATTCCCGAAGTAGTAAAGACAGAGTAA
- a CDS encoding sensor histidine kinase, producing the protein MAKIFRNFKIRTRLVLLFTVLSVIPLLITVILVYKDSSDALKEKISTYSLQVMGQVSENIKRELDRLENDSVEIGFSDVVQNTLVHYEQMGEWEIERAIYIMRENNVKKFSFLHDVSDVLLYTRDGKKINAYGDAGFSFNLKQDYLKNYLSQLHEKDGGVVWVPINTENEYHLVKHATSAEQLSKSNGVLLGRAVRSLSEGDRIGYLMIRTNERYLSNIYKDIDIGQGAEIFVLDKTGRVISSRSPHIPITKPYFDAKMIGKIKENFEVGQHVFSLEIEGGKYLVSFAPVEGVDWFVVSTIPFSYINSDSQKIYAGAIVIAVICFIIAVLLAYLFSSSILAPLNKLRKGMKQVQEGNLSVIVQDQYNDEIGEVTQNFNNMLIEIKSLMDNIKNQENQKRLAELKALQAQINPHFLSNTLNTVKFLAKAQKANNIESLTTSLIQLFHMTMGKGDDLITIEKELEYITNYINIQEYRYLNKFKVSYDIEPEILACKIPRLLLQPVVENALIHGIGPMDGQGMVVIKGFFYDKDIKITITDNGVGMSEDELEVILQREQEGDAMRVNGIGIVNASERIKMYFGTQYGLSIESVQGLYTTVEITIPALK; encoded by the coding sequence ATGGCAAAGATTTTTCGGAATTTTAAAATAAGAACTAGATTAGTACTATTGTTTACCGTACTTTCAGTTATTCCTTTATTAATCACTGTTATTTTGGTTTATAAGGATTCCAGTGATGCTTTAAAAGAAAAAATTAGTACCTATTCCTTACAAGTTATGGGTCAAGTAAGCGAAAATATAAAAAGGGAGTTAGATAGACTAGAAAACGATAGCGTGGAGATTGGATTTTCTGATGTAGTGCAAAACACTCTTGTCCATTATGAGCAAATGGGAGAATGGGAAATTGAGCGTGCAATCTATATTATGAGAGAAAACAATGTAAAAAAATTTTCCTTTCTCCATGATGTTTCCGATGTATTACTCTATACAAGAGATGGGAAAAAAATAAATGCCTATGGTGATGCTGGATTTTCTTTTAATCTGAAACAGGATTATCTTAAGAATTATCTTAGCCAGCTTCATGAAAAAGATGGCGGTGTGGTATGGGTGCCCATTAATACGGAAAATGAATACCATTTAGTCAAACATGCTACAAGTGCGGAGCAACTAAGTAAAAGTAATGGTGTCTTACTTGGACGTGCCGTTCGATCTTTGTCCGAGGGAGATCGTATTGGCTATCTTATGATTCGTACCAATGAAAGATACTTGTCAAATATTTATAAAGACATTGATATTGGTCAAGGGGCCGAAATTTTTGTTTTGGATAAGACGGGAAGGGTAATATCCAGCCGTAGCCCTCACATACCAATAACAAAACCTTATTTTGATGCAAAGATGATAGGGAAAATAAAAGAGAATTTTGAAGTCGGTCAGCATGTTTTTTCATTAGAAATTGAAGGCGGAAAATATCTTGTGTCTTTCGCTCCAGTAGAAGGAGTTGACTGGTTTGTAGTAAGTACAATCCCCTTTTCCTATATCAATTCTGATTCTCAAAAGATCTATGCCGGTGCTATTGTTATAGCCGTCATTTGCTTTATCATAGCGGTACTACTGGCTTATCTTTTTTCTTCCAGTATCCTTGCGCCCCTTAATAAGCTGCGCAAAGGAATGAAGCAGGTACAAGAAGGAAATCTATCGGTAATTGTTCAGGATCAATATAATGATGAAATCGGTGAGGTTACTCAAAATTTTAATAACATGCTCATTGAGATTAAAAGCCTAATGGACAATATAAAAAATCAAGAAAATCAAAAAAGGTTAGCAGAGTTAAAGGCTTTGCAAGCCCAAATTAATCCTCACTTTCTTTCCAATACGCTAAATACAGTGAAATTTTTGGCAAAAGCACAAAAGGCTAACAATATTGAGAGTCTTACCACTTCTCTAATTCAATTGTTTCACATGACCATGGGGAAGGGGGATGACCTTATCACAATTGAGAAAGAATTGGAATACATTACGAATTACATAAATATTCAAGAATATCGGTATCTGAATAAATTTAAAGTGAGTTATGATATTGAACCAGAAATTTTAGCATGCAAAATCCCGAGGCTTCTTTTGCAGCCTGTGGTAGAAAATGCACTGATTCATGGTATCGGGCCAATGGATGGACAGGGAATGGTGGTAATTAAAGGCTTTTTCTATGACAAAGATATCAAAATTACGATAACGGATAATGGAGTTGGTATGTCCGAAGATGAGTTAGAAGTTATCTTGCAAAGGGAGCAGGAGGGTGACGCTATGCGGGTAAATGGAATCGGTATTGTCAACGCTAGTGAAAGGATAAAAATGTACTTCGGTACTCAGTATGGCCTCTCCATTGAAAGTGTCCAAGGTCTTTACACAACGGTTGAGATTACAATACCAGCGCTTAAATAA
- a CDS encoding response regulator — protein sequence MLKIVIVDDDFTARSNFKTMIDWEKYGFVLCGEANNGQNAIAVIEASTPDIVITDMFMPLMDGVALISYLSVHYPDIKSIALSGYEDFDYVKESLKNGAVDYLLKHKLDSVTLLKVLRIASEKINREHKVMKQLVQSREILRQDFIKRLVVGSMYDRQLISKTVKELELPIDVSHLLLVVVAIDDLQFLKKRFTQEEMSRFISSVKDVMEDILQDMGNGIMSFIDEGKFVIIFHFGTIRSELYIDNHVATTVKRIRDSFKRYLNITACFSLSRLFHNIRDISKLYKEINETLSEKIIAGQDQIFRESSHLGSGIDFFNLDVKDEKLIMMAIKAGNTKSVTHYLTVVFDKIITLKVSYKAIQMICIELIGIANRIARESSIDVKEIYSNKDIPYDEMKKQETIMDVKKWIGGVYERLINLLLSADDSESYTESTRKAIQYIRRNYTQDVSLYQAAQEIGVNSSYLSRTFKEDCGTGFTEYLNNIRVTQAKYLMERTDIKLKEIVKMAGFNNYTYFFKVFKVMTGRTPVEYKAICKSTTLEEV from the coding sequence ATGCTTAAGATAGTAATTGTTGATGATGATTTTACAGCCAGAAGTAATTTCAAAACAATGATAGATTGGGAGAAATATGGTTTTGTCCTATGTGGTGAAGCTAACAATGGCCAAAACGCAATAGCAGTCATTGAGGCTAGCACACCTGACATAGTGATTACCGATATGTTTATGCCCTTGATGGATGGAGTTGCTCTTATTTCCTACCTTAGCGTACATTATCCTGACATAAAGAGCATTGCTCTTAGCGGTTATGAAGATTTTGATTATGTAAAAGAAAGCCTCAAAAATGGAGCAGTCGATTACCTTTTAAAACACAAATTAGATAGTGTAACCTTACTAAAAGTTTTGAGAATAGCAAGTGAAAAAATTAATCGCGAGCATAAAGTTATGAAGCAATTAGTACAAAGTAGGGAAATTTTACGACAGGATTTTATAAAGCGGTTAGTAGTAGGTAGTATGTATGATAGACAGCTCATCAGCAAAACAGTAAAAGAATTGGAGTTACCGATTGACGTGAGCCACTTACTATTAGTGGTGGTAGCAATTGATGACCTTCAATTTTTAAAAAAACGTTTCACTCAGGAGGAGATGAGTCGATTTATATCATCCGTTAAAGATGTAATGGAAGATATATTGCAGGATATGGGAAATGGAATCATGTCTTTTATTGATGAGGGTAAATTTGTTATTATTTTTCATTTTGGAACAATCCGCAGTGAGTTATATATCGATAACCATGTAGCGACAACGGTTAAGCGGATACGAGATAGTTTTAAACGTTACCTAAACATTACAGCATGCTTTAGTCTCAGTCGTTTATTTCACAATATAAGAGATATCAGCAAACTTTATAAAGAAATTAATGAAACATTAAGTGAGAAGATAATCGCGGGGCAAGATCAAATTTTCCGAGAATCATCTCACCTTGGCAGTGGGATTGATTTTTTTAATCTTGATGTAAAGGATGAAAAATTGATTATGATGGCCATTAAGGCAGGGAATACCAAAAGTGTTACCCACTATCTTACTGTTGTTTTTGATAAGATAATAACACTCAAAGTCAGTTATAAAGCAATTCAAATGATTTGCATTGAACTTATCGGTATTGCCAATCGCATTGCAAGGGAATCTTCCATTGATGTGAAAGAAATATATAGTAATAAAGATATACCTTATGATGAGATGAAAAAACAGGAAACGATTATGGATGTGAAAAAATGGATTGGTGGTGTATACGAAAGACTCATCAATCTACTTTTAAGTGCAGATGATAGTGAAAGTTATACAGAGTCTACGAGAAAAGCCATACAATACATACGACGAAATTATACACAGGATGTATCTTTATATCAGGCAGCCCAAGAGATTGGTGTTAACAGTTCTTACTTAAGCCGGACCTTTAAGGAGGATTGCGGCACTGGATTTACCGAGTATTTGAACAACATAAGAGTAACTCAGGCAAAGTATTTAATGGAGCGCACAGATATAAAACTAAAAGAGATCGTAAAGATGGCAGGATTTAATAATTATACTTATTTTTTTAAGGTCTTTAAAGTCATGACGGGTAGGACTCCAGTCGAATATAAGGCGATATGCAAAAGCACTACTTTGGAAGAGGTGTAG
- a CDS encoding ABC transporter ATP-binding protein, producing the protein MASLQLKNIYKRYPGNVTAVEDFNLEIPDREFLVLVGPSGCGKSTTLRMIAGLEDISEGELYIDGKLVNEVPPKDRDIAMVFQNYALYPHMTVYENMVFGLKIRKMPQEEMKQRVMEAAKILDITHLLDRKPKALSGGQRQRVALGRAIVRDPKVFLMDEPLSNLDANLRDQMRTEISKLHKRLQTTFVYVTHDQREAMTMGTCIVVMKDGLVQQVDSPQTLYTNPVNLFVAGFIGSPQMNFVKVEIENKSTGVYLTFGKNSIKLPERKGDSLKLTKYIGKEVIMGIRPEDLYDNIECLEEFSNSIIDASIEVAELMGAETYLFMKVEDSDFVARVTPKTTAKAGEHIKIAIDTDKIYLFNKETEQAILS; encoded by the coding sequence ATGGCGAGTTTACAATTGAAAAATATTTATAAACGATATCCTGGTAACGTTACTGCTGTAGAGGATTTTAATTTAGAAATCCCTGATCGTGAGTTTTTGGTCTTAGTAGGCCCGTCTGGGTGTGGTAAATCTACCACTCTACGAATGATTGCGGGACTTGAAGATATATCAGAGGGTGAACTCTATATAGATGGAAAGCTGGTAAATGAGGTACCTCCTAAAGATAGGGATATTGCAATGGTATTCCAGAATTATGCTTTATATCCTCATATGACAGTCTACGAGAACATGGTATTTGGTTTAAAAATTCGCAAAATGCCGCAAGAAGAAATGAAACAACGGGTTATGGAGGCTGCAAAGATTCTTGACATTACCCATCTTCTTGATCGAAAGCCCAAGGCATTATCTGGTGGACAGCGACAACGTGTAGCCTTAGGGCGGGCGATTGTCAGAGATCCTAAGGTATTTTTAATGGATGAGCCATTATCCAATTTAGATGCCAATCTTCGTGACCAAATGCGTACTGAGATTAGTAAATTACATAAGAGGCTACAAACTACCTTTGTATACGTGACCCATGATCAACGAGAAGCCATGACTATGGGGACTTGTATCGTAGTGATGAAAGATGGACTGGTACAGCAGGTAGATTCTCCCCAGACCCTTTATACTAATCCCGTCAACTTATTTGTTGCGGGATTTATTGGTAGTCCTCAGATGAATTTTGTCAAGGTTGAGATCGAGAACAAATCGACAGGTGTATATCTTACTTTTGGCAAAAACAGCATAAAATTGCCAGAGCGTAAGGGGGACAGCTTAAAACTTACAAAGTACATAGGCAAAGAAGTTATTATGGGGATACGCCCCGAAGACTTATATGACAATATAGAATGTCTTGAAGAGTTTAGCAATAGCATAATTGATGCTTCTATTGAAGTTGCAGAGCTTATGGGAGCTGAAACCTATCTCTTTATGAAGGTGGAGGATAGTGATTTTGTAGCACGTGTTACTCCTAAAACCACTGCCAAGGCTGGGGAACATATTAAGATAGCAATCGATACAGATAAAATATACCTATTTAATAAGGAGACAGAGCAGGCAATTTTAAGTTAA